GTGAGCCGGACCCGCCACGCGCCCTGCGGATGGCGCCGCGCGATGTCGACGAGGCGCGCCTTCGCCGCGTCCGCCGACCACGTGAGCCCGAAGTGCCGCGCCGTGCGCTGCATGCGCGTCAGATGCCGGCCGTCCCGGGCGAACTCCCCGTCCTCCAGCCGCATCGTCTCCAGGGCCTCGACGGGCGCCAGCGCGCGTGTCAGGAAGCGGACCTTCGCGCGCCATTCATCGATCTCGTCGCGCGGCTGCGAGTCCAGGGTGATGCCGCTGCCCACGCCGCATCGCAGCGCACGCCCCGTCTGTTCGACGGTGCGGATCGGCACGTTGAAGGTCACCGCCCCGCCCGGCTGCAGCAGCCCGAGCGCGCCGCAGTACCACCCGCGCGGCCCCGGCTCCAACTCGTCGACCACTTCCATCGCGCGCTTCTTCGGCGCGCCGGTGATGGAGCCGCAGGGGAACAGCGCCGTCATCACGTCGTCCAGCGCGAGCCCGCCGCGCGTGACCGCGCCTATCGTCGACGTCATCTGCCAGACCGTCGGCAGCGCGTGCAGCTCGAACAGCCGCGGCACGCGCACCGAGCCCGGCACCGCGACGCGCGACAGGTCGTTGCGCAGCAGGTCCACGATCATGAGGTTCTCGGCGCGCTCCTTGGCGCTGGTGCGCAGGTGGGCCTGCGCGGCCTCGTCGCCGGCGCGGTCGCGGCCGCGCGGCGCCGTGCCCTTCATCGGCTGCGCCGACAGCAGCCAGGTGTGACTGGCCTGCGGCGTCTCCGGCAGCGGGCGCCAGTCGAAGAAGAGCTCCGGCGAGACACTGGCCACGGCGCTACGGGCGATGTCATCGCCGCTGCCGTCTCCGGTCCGCAGGAACATCGAGAACCCGCCCGGCTGCGACGCGTGCAACGCGAAGAAATAGGCCACCTCGTCGAAGCCGTCGAGGGCCTCGGCGCCCAGCCGCGTCGTGAGGTTGACCTGGTAGCAATCGCCCTGGCGGATGTACTCGCGGATGCGCTCGACCTGCGCCTGCTCATCGGACTCGTCCTGCGTGTCGCGCCACGCCGTCATCGGATGAGCGCGCGACGCGCCCTGCGCGGCGAGCGCTTCCGGCCACGCCTCGGGCGCGTCGTGCCAGACGTGGAATTCCGCCAGCGGCGCCTCGCCCGCCGGCCGCGTACGCAGCACCGCATCGAGCGCCCCCGCCGCCTCGTAGCGCAGGCCGCCCAGCACCCAGGCGCCCGCGCGGGCGGCGGCATGCGCCAGCCGCAGCACGGCGCGCAGGCGATCGGGATCGCGCGCGATCAGGCGCTCGGCCGGCGGCGCGAAGAAGGCGCCACGCAGACGTTCACCGTCCTCGCGCGCCAGCGGATGGCGCGGAAAGTCGAAAGCCGCCCACAGGTCCTGGGGGCGGCGCGGGGCGGTCATCGGGCCAGGCTCAATCCAGCTTCAGGAAATGCTCGCGGTAATGGAGCAGTTCATCGATGGACTCGTGGATGTCGGCCATGGCCGTGTGCTTCTGGGCCTTCTTGAAGCCCTCCATCGCGGCGGGCTTCCAGCGGCGCGCCAGTTCCTTGAGCGTGGACACGTCCAGGTTGCGGTAGTGGAAGAAGTCTTCCAGCTTGGGCATGTAGTTGGCCAGGAAGCGGCGGTCCTGGCAGATCGAGTTGCCGCACATTGGCGACTTGCCCGCCGGGATGTAGGCCTTCAGGAAATCGATGACCTGCTGTTCGGCGTCGGCTTCGGCGATGGTCGACGCCTTGACGCGGTCGATCAGGCCGCTCTTGCCGTGCGTGCCCTTGTTCCAGGCGTCCATGCCGTCGAGCATCGCGTCGGACTGGTGGACCGCGAAGACCGGGCCCTCGACGCGCACCGTCAACTGCGCGTCGGTGACGACGACGGCGATCTCGATGATGCGGTCCTTGTCCGGATACAGGCCGGTCATTTCGAGGTCGATCCAGATCAGGTTCTGGTCGTTGAGCGGCAGCACAGGATTGGCGCCGGCGCCAGCGGCTGGGGCGGCGGTGGTGTCGGTGGTCATGGGGTTGTCCTTCAGGTTGGGCGCGATTGTCGCCGAGTCGGGCCCCTCTACACTCCCGTCCATGCAGATCTCTCCCGCGGCGTTCGCCGCCGCTCCAGCGCCTTCGGTGCTGAGCCACTCCCCGTTGATGCTGACCGCGGCCTTCGTCGCCGCGGTGATGCTGTCCTTCCTGGTCCGGCTGTGGCTGTCGTCGCGGCAGATGCGCCATGTGGCGCGGCATCGCGGCGCGGTGCCGACCGCGTTCGCCGGGACGGTGCCCCTGTCGGCGCATCAGAAGGCGGCCGACTACACCGTCGCCCGCGGCCGCTTCGGCACGCTGCACCTGGCCTGGGACACCGCGCTGCTGATCGGCTGGACGCTGCTCGGCGGACTGGACCTGCTCAACCAGTGGATGCTGTCGTGGCGCCCCGTGCTCGGCGACATGGGCTACCAGCTCGGCCTGCTGGCCGCGTTCTCCCTGCTGGCCCGCGTGCTGGACCTGCCCTGGACGATCTACAACACCTTCCGGCTGGAAGAGCGCTTCGGCTTCAACCGCACGACGCTGAAGCTCTTCCTGGTCGACGGGGTGAAGGGACTGGCGGTCGGCGCGCTGCTGGGCCTGCCGATCGCGGCGCTGATCCTGTGGCTGATGGCCCAGGCCGGCAGCCTCTGGTGGCTGTGGGGCTGGGGCGCGTGGATGGGCTTCAACCTGCTGATGCTGGTGATCTATCCCACCGTCATCGCGCCGCTGTTCAACAAGTTCAAGCCGCTGGAGGACCCCGTGCTCCGCGAGCGCGTCCAGACGCTGATGGCGCGCTGCGGCTTCGCGGCCAAGGGTCTATTCGTGATGGACGGCAGCCGGCGCTCGGCGCACGGCAACGCGTACTTCACCGGCCTGGGCGCGGCCAAGCGCGTCGTCTTCTTCGACACGCTGCTGGAACGCCTGAACCCGCCGGAAGTCGAGGCCGTGCTCGCGCACGAGCTGGGCCACTTCAAGCGCCGCCACGTGACGCAGCGCCTGGTGCTGATGTTCGCGCTGAGCCTCGCCGGCTTCGCGCTGCTGGGCTGGCTCAGTGCGCAGACCGGCTTCTACCTGGGTCTGGGCGTGCGGCCCAGCCTGGAAGCGCCGAACGACGCGCTGGCGTTGCTGCTCATCATGCTGGCGCTGCCGCCGTTCGCGTTCTTCCTCACGCCGCTGATGTCGCTGTGGTCGCGCAAGCACGAGTTCGAGGCCGATGCCTACGCCTGCGCGCAGGCCAGCGGTGCCGACCTGTCCAACGCGCTGCTGAAGCTGCACGAGGACAACGCCGGCACGCTGACGCCGGACCCGGTGTTCGCACGCTTCTACTACTCGCATCCACCGGCCAGCGAGCGGCTGGCGGCGATCGCGTCGCTCGCGAGGCAGGCGATGCCGCACGCGGCGTCGACGCCGACGGGGCACGCGGCATGAGCAAGGACATCCAGACCGGTCTGGTGGTGCGCGGTCACGGGCGCCACTACGTCATCGAGGACGGCGAGGGCCAGCGCATCCACTGCCTGACCCGCGGCAAGAAGAGCGACTGCGTGGTCGGCGACCGCGTGCGCTGGCAGCGCAGCAGCGACCACGAGGGCGTCATCGAGAAGGTGGAGCCGCGCCGCAACCTGCTGTTCCGCCAGGACGAGTGGAAGACCAAGAGCTTCGCGGCCAACCTGGACCGGCTGCTGATCCTGGTGGCGGTGGACCCGCAGTTCTCCGAGTCGCAGCTCACGCGCGCGCTGATCGCGGCGCGCAGCGCCGGCATCACCGCCGACATCGTGCTGAACAAGACCGACCTGCCCGGCGCGGACGCGGCGCGCGAACGCCTCGCGCCCTACAAGGCGATGGGGCAGAACGTGCTGGAGCTCAGCTTCAAGGGCCGTCCCGAGGAGGCGAGCGACACGCTGCGGCCGATGCTGAACGGTCAGGCGACGCTGGTGCTGGGCCCCAGCGGCACCGGCAAGAGCACCCTGATCAACCTGCTGGTGCCGGATGCGAAGGCGCAGGTGGGCGAGATCTCGGTGGCGCTGAACTCGGGGCGCCACACGACGACCACGACGCAGTGGTACTGGATGGATGCAGAGCGCCAGAACGCGCTGATCGACTCACCGGGCTTCCAGGAATTCGGCCTGCGTCAGATCGTCGCGGCCGAACTCGCGAGCTACATGCCCGATTTCCAGCCGTATCTGGGCGAGTGCCGCTTCCACAACTGCAGCCACCGGCACGAGCCGGGCTGCGCGGTGCTGGTCGCCGTCGAGGCGGGGAAGATCAGCCCGTCGCGCTACCGCATCTACGACGAGCTCTGGGACGAGCTCAGCGCGCCGCCGAAGTATTAACTTCAGCGTTCCAGACGCGGATCCGCGTTGGGGACTTCGCGGACTTCCGCGTCGATCACTTCACCCTGCGGCGCACGGCCGCCCTGCATGCTGCCCATTCCGCCCGGCCGGAAGGCTTGCGAGCGGAACTGCGCCGCGCGCTGGAACGTGGCCGTGTGCAGCGTCGGTTTGCGACCGCGGATCAGACTCCACAGCAGCACGACGCCGAAGATCACCAGCCCGGCGGCGAGCACCACCAGGAACAGCAGGATGGAAGCCGCCGCCAGCACGAGGCGGGCAGCGATCGAGAAGAGCGTGGAGAGAGCGTTCATCGGTCCTTCAGATCGGGGCGATCGCGCGGTTTCAAGTGCGCGCGACACCCCGGTTATCAGCCTCGTCCAATGTAGGGCATCTTGGTGGCCATGACCGTCAGGAACGGCACGTTGGCCGACAGCGGCAATTCCGCCATGTAGCGCAGCGCGCTGGCGGCGTGGGCGACATCCATCCGTGGTTCGACCATCGTCTCCCCGTGCGCCTGCGGCACGCCGTGCACGAAGCGCTCGGTCAGGTCGGTCGCGGCGTTGCCGATGTCGAGCTGGCCGGCGGCGATGTCGTGCTTGCGGCCGTCCAGCGCCAGCGTCTTCGTGAGGCCGGTGATGGCGTGTTTGGTCGCGGTGTAGGCGATCGACCCCGGCCGCGGCGCGTGCGCCGAGATCGAGCCGTTGTTGACGATGCGTCCGCCGCGCGGCGACTGCCGCTTCATCAGCCCGAAGGCCGCGCGGGCGCACAGGAAGCTGCCCGTCAGGTTGATGTCGACGACGGCACGCCAGGTCTCGATGCTGAGCTCGTCGATGTCCGACGCGGGCGCGCCGCGACCGGCGTTGTTGAACAGGAAATCGAGCCGGCCCCAGCGGCGCTCGATCGCGTCGAAGGCGGCGGCGACCTGCGCCTCGTCGGCGACGTCGGTGGGCAGCACCAGTGCGCGCTCGGGCGCGAAGGCGGCGGTCTCGCGCAGCATGTCGTCGCGACGGCCGAGCAGCGCGACCTGCCAGCCGGACTGCATCAGCGCCTGCGCGGCGGCACGGCCGATGCCCGAGCCGGCGCCGGTCACGGCAGCGAATCGCAGCGTGGAGGGCATCGCCGTGGCGAGCGGGACGACCTCGGGCGAGGCGGTCACGTCGGCAGCGACGGTATCGAGGGCGGCGTGGGCAGAGTCCATCCCCGCATCATAGGGAGCACCGGCAGAGTCGGCTGATGCGGGGCTGAAGCCGCGGCGCGCTCTGCGCCCGCGGTCGCTGCACGCCTCGCCGCCTGGAGCGGCGTCGGCCACGACAGGCGGATGCCCGATTGGATGTCGAGCTCGCTCATCGCGCGAGCAGCCCGAGGGCGATGCCGGCCGCGACACCGACCAGCACCGCGAGGCGCTTGACGTGCGTATACCGGTCGTAGCAGCGAATGGTGTTCATCTCGTTCTCCGGGGCCGCGGGTGGCTCTTGCGGCGCGGAACGAATGATTCCCGGGGTAGCCCCTGGAAAAAAGCCGGCTGCGACCAACCCGTGCCGTGCCGCGACGAACTGCGGCGGAGCGCGATGAATGACATCCACCGGAAGGGTTAACCCCAAGAACCAGGGGCCCCTTCCGGAACCCCGGCCTCAGGCAGGGATCAGTCCCCTGCCCTTCAGCATCGGCTCCACGCTCGCATCGCGGCCACGGAAGGCGCGGTAGGTCGCGCCCGGCTCGCGGCTGTCGCCGACCGACAGGATGTTGGCCAGCACCGATTGCGCGGTCGCGGCGTCGAACGGGTCGCCCGCTTCGACGAAGGCCTCGAAGGCATCGCAGTCCAGCACTTCCGCCCACAGGTAGACGTAGTAGCCGGACGCGTAATAGCTGCCCGAGAACAGATGCTGGAAGTGCGTCAGCCGGTGGTTCATGCCGATCGCCGGCGGCAGGCCCAGGCGCTCCAGCGTTTCGCGCTCGAAGGCGACCGGGTCCGGCACCTCGGCCTGCTCCTGGCCGTGCAGCGCCAGGTCCACCAGCGCCGACGCGCAGTAGCGCACCGTCTCGTAACCCTGGTTGAAGGTCGCGGCCGCCTTCAGGCGGTCGAGCAGCGCGTCCGGCAGCGGCTCGCCGGTCTTGTAGTGGCGCGCGTGCTGCTTGAGCACCGCGGGCTCGGCCATCCAGTGCTCCATCAGCTGCGACGGGAGCTCGACGAAATCGCGCAGCACCTGCGTGCCCGACAGGCGCTCGAACGACACGTCCGACAGCAGGCCGTGCAGGCCGTGGCCGAACTCGTGGAACAGCGTGCGCACGTCGTCGAAGGACAGCAGCGTGGGCTCGCCCGGCGCGCCCTTGGCGAAGTTGTTGTTGTTCAGGATGATCGGCAGCGCGTCGATCCCGTTGCGGGCCTGCCAGCGCAGCGCGTTCATCCAGGCGCCGCTGCGCTTGGTCGGACGCGCGAAGTTGTCCTGGACGAAGATCCCGCGCAGCGAGCCGTCGGGCCGCTGCACCTCGTAGACCTTCACGTCCGGGTGATAACCGGCGACCTGCGGCTGCGCGACGAAGCGCAGGCCGTAGAGGCGGGACGCGCAGTCGAACATCGCCTGCACCATCGCGTCCAGCGGGAAGTAGGGCTTGACCTCGGCCTCGTCGAGCTGGAAGCGCTGCTGGCGGACCTTCTCCGCGTACCAGCGCCAGTCCCAGGCCTCGATCGTCAGCTCGTGGCCGAGCTGCGCGCGGACCTCGTCGAGCATCGCCCGCTCACGCGCGGCCGCGGCCTTGGCCGGTTCCCAGACCTGGTCGAGCAGCCCCTGCACGGCGGACTGCCGGCCGGCCATCGTGTCGGCGAGCGCGTAGTCCGCGAAGCTGCGATGACCGTGCAGCGCGGCCTGCTCGTGGCGCAACGCCAGCAACTCCCGCACCAGCGCGCGGTTGTCGGTCTCGCCGGCGATCTCGCCGCGGCCGACCCAGGCGCGCCAGGCCTGCTCGCGCAGGTCACGGCGTTCGCTGAAGGTCAGGAAGGGCACGATCAGCGAGCGCGACAGCGTCACGACGTGCACGCCCTCCTCCGTCTGCCCGCGGTCCAGCGCGGCCTGTCGAGCGGAGGCGCGGACGAAGTCCGGCAGGCCGACCAGCTCGGCCTCGCCGCGCAGCACCAGTTGATAGCTGCTTTCGTCCGCGAGCACGTTCTGCGCGAAGCGGGTGTTGAGCTCGGCCTGGCGCTCCATGATCGCGGCATAACGCGCGCGGGCCTCGCCCTGCAGTCGCGCGCCGGCACGGACGAAGTCCAGGTGCACGCGTTCGAGCAGGCGCAGCGACTCGGCCGGCAGGCCCAGCAACGCGCGCTGCTCATGCAGCCGCTCGACGCGCTCGAACAGCGCGGCGTTCAGGTAGATCGCATTCGTGTGCGCCGCCAGCGGCGCGGCCATGCGGCGTTGCACGGCCTGCAGCTCGGGCGAGCTGGCCGAGGCGCTCAGCGTCGAGAACAGGTGTTCCAGCGCGGTCAGCGCGCGGCCCGCGCGATCGAGCGCGGCCAGCGTGTTGTCGAAGTCCGGCGCCTGGGCCGACGACGCGATCGCGTCGAGCTCGGCGCGATGCGCGGCGAGCGCGGCCTCGAAGGCAGGTTCGAAATGCTCGGCGCGGATCGCGTCGAACGGGGGCAGTCCGTACGGACCGGTCCAGGCGGACAGCAGCGGATTGGCGTTCATCGGATCTGCCCCTTCCTCATCACTTCTTGTTCTGTTCCTTCTTGATCGCGATCTCGTCGGCCTCGTCGTACGAGCGGTTGCCGCACTTGAACTTCCAGTCGTTGCGCTTGTCGTTCAGGTCCTCGACGGCTTCGTTGAAGTCGTCGGCCATCTTCTGATGCGCCTCGATGCGGACGTTGAAGGCCTTGTTGCCTTCGACGCGGTCGTTGCGGGCCTTGTTGAAGGCGTCGATCTTGGGCTGCAGCGCGTTGGCGCGGGCCTGGTACTCGTCCTGCTTGGCCTTCAGCTCCGCCTTCTCCATCTTGGCGGCGCCGGCCTCGATCTCCGCGCCGAAGGCCTTCACGCCGTCGATCTCGGCCTTCAGGGCCGTGCTCTGCGCCTGCATGTCGGACTCGAACTTGTCGGACTCCGCCTTGGCGGCGCGCAGCTCGTCGCGCTCCTTCAGGACCTCGGCCTTCTTCTTGTCCAGCTCGGCGGCGGTGGCTTCGTTCTGCTGGTTGGTGTTCATGCAGGTGCGCAGCTCGTCGCGGGTCATCAGCTTGCCCTTGCCACCCTTGGTGGTCGTGGCGGCGGCCGGTGCGGCGGACGTGGCAGGCTTGGCGGCGGGCTTGGCCGGCGTGCTCGTCTGGGCGGAGGCCAGACCGCAGGCCAGCAGTGCCGCGACGGCGAGGGAGGTGCGAAGAATG
This genomic stretch from Mitsuaria sp. 7 harbors:
- a CDS encoding SDR family oxidoreductase, producing MPSTLRFAAVTGAGSGIGRAAAQALMQSGWQVALLGRRDDMLRETAAFAPERALVLPTDVADEAQVAAAFDAIERRWGRLDFLFNNAGRGAPASDIDELSIETWRAVVDINLTGSFLCARAAFGLMKRQSPRGGRIVNNGSISAHAPRPGSIAYTATKHAITGLTKTLALDGRKHDIAAGQLDIGNAATDLTERFVHGVPQAHGETMVEPRMDVAHAASALRYMAELPLSANVPFLTVMATKMPYIGRG
- a CDS encoding chorismate-binding protein; the protein is MTAPRRPQDLWAAFDFPRHPLAREDGERLRGAFFAPPAERLIARDPDRLRAVLRLAHAAARAGAWVLGGLRYEAAGALDAVLRTRPAGEAPLAEFHVWHDAPEAWPEALAAQGASRAHPMTAWRDTQDESDEQAQVERIREYIRQGDCYQVNLTTRLGAEALDGFDEVAYFFALHASQPGGFSMFLRTGDGSGDDIARSAVASVSPELFFDWRPLPETPQASHTWLLSAQPMKGTAPRGRDRAGDEAAQAHLRTSAKERAENLMIVDLLRNDLSRVAVPGSVRVPRLFELHALPTVWQMTSTIGAVTRGGLALDDVMTALFPCGSITGAPKKRAMEVVDELEPGPRGWYCGALGLLQPGGAVTFNVPIRTVEQTGRALRCGVGSGITLDSQPRDEIDEWRAKVRFLTRALAPVEALETMRLEDGEFARDGRHLTRMQRTARHFGLTWSADAAKARLVDIARRHPQGAWRVRLTLARDGTFNDMVQALPAPTDRPEPLTVALARTPIDTRGPAAEFIQHKTTRREVYQAFLDAKPADCFDVLLFNRDGELTEGCLTNLALQRAPDGPWLTPRAEAGLLPGTLREELLEQGRLREARLTLDDLRRAHALAIFNGVRGWREVRLRHEDSHDDDFPTTPPRGAQDQGG
- the rsgA gene encoding ribosome small subunit-dependent GTPase A; this encodes MSKDIQTGLVVRGHGRHYVIEDGEGQRIHCLTRGKKSDCVVGDRVRWQRSSDHEGVIEKVEPRRNLLFRQDEWKTKSFAANLDRLLILVAVDPQFSESQLTRALIAARSAGITADIVLNKTDLPGADAARERLAPYKAMGQNVLELSFKGRPEEASDTLRPMLNGQATLVLGPSGTGKSTLINLLVPDAKAQVGEISVALNSGRHTTTTTQWYWMDAERQNALIDSPGFQEFGLRQIVAAELASYMPDFQPYLGECRFHNCSHRHEPGCAVLVAVEAGKISPSRYRIYDELWDELSAPPKY
- the orn gene encoding oligoribonuclease, producing the protein MTTDTTAAPAAGAGANPVLPLNDQNLIWIDLEMTGLYPDKDRIIEIAVVVTDAQLTVRVEGPVFAVHQSDAMLDGMDAWNKGTHGKSGLIDRVKASTIAEADAEQQVIDFLKAYIPAGKSPMCGNSICQDRRFLANYMPKLEDFFHYRNLDVSTLKELARRWKPAAMEGFKKAQKHTAMADIHESIDELLHYREHFLKLD
- a CDS encoding M3 family metallopeptidase, which codes for MNANPLLSAWTGPYGLPPFDAIRAEHFEPAFEAALAAHRAELDAIASSAQAPDFDNTLAALDRAGRALTALEHLFSTLSASASSPELQAVQRRMAAPLAAHTNAIYLNAALFERVERLHEQRALLGLPAESLRLLERVHLDFVRAGARLQGEARARYAAIMERQAELNTRFAQNVLADESSYQLVLRGEAELVGLPDFVRASARQAALDRGQTEEGVHVVTLSRSLIVPFLTFSERRDLREQAWRAWVGRGEIAGETDNRALVRELLALRHEQAALHGHRSFADYALADTMAGRQSAVQGLLDQVWEPAKAAAARERAMLDEVRAQLGHELTIEAWDWRWYAEKVRQQRFQLDEAEVKPYFPLDAMVQAMFDCASRLYGLRFVAQPQVAGYHPDVKVYEVQRPDGSLRGIFVQDNFARPTKRSGAWMNALRWQARNGIDALPIILNNNNFAKGAPGEPTLLSFDDVRTLFHEFGHGLHGLLSDVSFERLSGTQVLRDFVELPSQLMEHWMAEPAVLKQHARHYKTGEPLPDALLDRLKAAATFNQGYETVRYCASALVDLALHGQEQAEVPDPVAFERETLERLGLPPAIGMNHRLTHFQHLFSGSYYASGYYVYLWAEVLDCDAFEAFVEAGDPFDAATAQSVLANILSVGDSREPGATYRAFRGRDASVEPMLKGRGLIPA
- a CDS encoding M48 family metallopeptidase; its protein translation is MLTAAFVAAVMLSFLVRLWLSSRQMRHVARHRGAVPTAFAGTVPLSAHQKAADYTVARGRFGTLHLAWDTALLIGWTLLGGLDLLNQWMLSWRPVLGDMGYQLGLLAAFSLLARVLDLPWTIYNTFRLEERFGFNRTTLKLFLVDGVKGLAVGALLGLPIAALILWLMAQAGSLWWLWGWGAWMGFNLLMLVIYPTVIAPLFNKFKPLEDPVLRERVQTLMARCGFAAKGLFVMDGSRRSAHGNAYFTGLGAAKRVVFFDTLLERLNPPEVEAVLAHELGHFKRRHVTQRLVLMFALSLAGFALLGWLSAQTGFYLGLGVRPSLEAPNDALALLLIMLALPPFAFFLTPLMSLWSRKHEFEADAYACAQASGADLSNALLKLHEDNAGTLTPDPVFARFYYSHPPASERLAAIASLARQAMPHAASTPTGHAA